One genomic region from Kineobactrum salinum encodes:
- a CDS encoding DUF2200 domain-containing protein yields the protein MTGKECTVAKHRIYTTSFASVYPHYVAKAEKKGRAKTDVDRIIRWLTGYRQEELEAQLERQTDFETFFAEAPRLNPSRTLIKGVICGIRVEDIQEPTMQEIRYLDKLIDELAKGKAMEKILRKGEHNA from the coding sequence ATGACCGGCAAGGAATGTACCGTGGCAAAACATCGCATCTACACAACGAGTTTCGCAAGTGTCTATCCCCATTATGTCGCCAAGGCCGAGAAAAAGGGACGCGCGAAAACCGACGTCGACAGAATAATTCGTTGGTTGACGGGGTATCGTCAGGAAGAACTGGAAGCCCAACTGGAGAGGCAGACAGACTTTGAAACCTTCTTTGCGGAAGCTCCCCGCCTGAACCCGTCACGGACTTTGATCAAGGGGGTGATTTGCGGCATCCGCGTCGAGGACATCCAGGAACCCACGATGCAGGAAATCCGCTACCTGGACAAACTGATCGACGAGCTGGCGAAAGGAAAGGCCATGGAAAAAATCTTGCGGAAAGGAGAACACAATGCGTGA
- a CDS encoding protein kinase family protein, translating into MFRFSVPTGNALRHDPNTELLRAELFSIEQLKRHAVSLAGQYRIDPYQGPDRLLPRLTDNARVLLKAYDVVTAGVTEGPRIVPAEAWLLDNFYLIEQQIILARRHLPRGYSRQLPRLANGPSAGFPRIYDLALELISHMDGRVDSDNATRFITAYQTAEPLLLGELWAFPIMLQLASLENLRRVGVRIARRREERDAAITWADRMLATAETEPKKLIQLLAQFADADVPLTAPFVEEFYARLQSQGSVMAFVQSWVEHKLLEQGVTASQLSEADSRTAATNQISIANSIGSLRFIAAMNWKDFVESLSVVEQTLRADPMAMHAVSDFATRDRYRHVVEDVARSSPCTEATVACKAVALAQAAAGRLGIDDRSAHVGYYLVDRGRQSLERAVGCRLSWKLRAGRRLQHCRLALYLGPIVLLTMLSTAGMLALFDVHDWRYALFALTGMIGFSSLAVSLVNLVVTLLVPPGYCLAWISPVAFPLCTEAW; encoded by the coding sequence ATGTTCAGATTTTCAGTGCCGACAGGCAATGCGCTGCGTCACGACCCGAATACCGAACTGCTGCGCGCGGAGTTGTTCAGTATCGAGCAACTGAAGCGCCACGCGGTGAGCTTGGCGGGCCAGTACAGGATCGATCCGTACCAGGGGCCGGACCGCTTGCTGCCACGGCTGACGGACAATGCGCGCGTTCTGTTGAAGGCTTATGATGTCGTCACCGCCGGCGTTACCGAGGGTCCGCGGATCGTGCCGGCAGAGGCCTGGTTGCTCGACAATTTCTATCTGATCGAACAGCAGATTATCCTGGCACGCCGGCACTTGCCACGCGGTTACAGTCGGCAGCTACCGCGACTGGCGAATGGCCCGTCCGCCGGCTTTCCCCGCATCTACGATTTGGCGCTTGAGCTGATTTCACACATGGATGGCCGTGTGGACAGCGATAACGCCACCCGGTTCATCACCGCCTACCAGACCGCTGAGCCGCTACTTCTTGGTGAGCTGTGGGCCTTCCCGATCATGCTGCAGCTGGCGTCGCTGGAAAATCTGCGCCGTGTCGGTGTGCGCATTGCCCGTCGGCGCGAGGAGCGCGATGCCGCCATCACCTGGGCCGACCGCATGCTCGCGACCGCCGAGACCGAGCCAAAAAAACTCATCCAGTTGCTGGCCCAGTTTGCCGATGCTGATGTGCCGCTGACCGCGCCGTTTGTGGAGGAGTTTTACGCCAGACTTCAGTCCCAGGGCTCGGTGATGGCCTTCGTGCAGAGCTGGGTTGAACATAAACTGCTGGAGCAGGGAGTGACCGCCTCCCAGTTGTCGGAAGCGGACAGCCGAACAGCTGCGACCAATCAGATCTCGATAGCCAACAGCATCGGCAGTCTGCGTTTTATCGCCGCGATGAACTGGAAGGATTTCGTGGAGTCGCTCAGTGTCGTCGAACAGACGTTGCGGGCAGACCCGATGGCGATGCATGCCGTTTCCGATTTCGCTACCCGCGACCGCTACCGGCATGTTGTCGAAGACGTGGCCAGAAGCAGCCCGTGCACTGAGGCAACGGTGGCATGTAAGGCGGTTGCGCTTGCGCAGGCGGCTGCCGGGCGACTGGGAATCGACGACCGCAGCGCGCATGTCGGCTATTACCTGGTGGATCGCGGACGGCAAAGCCTGGAGCGCGCGGTCGGGTGTCGCCTGTCGTGGAAACTGCGCGCTGGCCGGAGGCTGCAGCACTGCCGCCTGGCCCTTTACCTCGGCCCCATTGTCCTGCTCACGATGTTGTCGACAGCAGGCATGCTTGCACTGTTCGATGTGCACGACTGGCGCTACGCACTGTTTGCTCTCACCGGCATGATTGGCTTCTCCTCGCTGGCGGTCTCCCTGGTGAACCTGGTGGTCACCTTGCTGGTGCCGCCCGGGTATTGCCTCGCCTGGATTTCTCCCGTGGCATTCCCGCTGTGCACCGAAGCATGGTGA
- a CDS encoding SDR family oxidoreductase, giving the protein MNKVILITGASSGIGAGIARELGRAGAKLMLGARRMDRLEQVAAEVVASGGTALTHPLDVTDHDSVHAFAEAARNAWGQVDVLVNNAGIMPLSPMSSMKVEEWDRTVDVNIKGVLNGIAAVLPEMTARGTGHIINIASIGALSVVPTAAVYCATKFAVRAISDGLRQENDKLRVTCIHPGVVESELASTITDPVAAEAMKTFRAIALQPDAIARAVRYAIEQPDDVDVNEIVVRPTASSR; this is encoded by the coding sequence ATGAACAAGGTCATTTTAATCACTGGTGCATCCAGCGGTATCGGCGCGGGGATAGCGCGCGAACTGGGCAGGGCTGGAGCAAAGCTCATGTTGGGCGCCAGGCGCATGGACCGGCTCGAGCAGGTCGCCGCGGAGGTTGTGGCAAGCGGCGGCACCGCCCTCACGCATCCGCTGGACGTGACCGATCACGACAGCGTCCACGCCTTTGCCGAGGCCGCCCGAAACGCCTGGGGGCAAGTCGATGTCCTTGTCAACAATGCAGGCATTATGCCCCTCTCTCCCATGAGTTCAATGAAAGTCGAGGAATGGGACCGGACGGTCGATGTCAATATCAAGGGCGTGTTGAACGGCATCGCTGCGGTTCTGCCTGAAATGACGGCGCGGGGCACAGGACACATCATCAACATTGCCTCTATCGGCGCTTTGAGCGTCGTACCCACAGCCGCTGTCTACTGTGCGACGAAATTCGCAGTGCGGGCGATTTCGGACGGGCTGAGGCAGGAAAACGACAAGTTGCGCGTGACCTGCATCCACCCTGGAGTGGTGGAGAGTGAGCTGGCGTCCACGATTACCGATCCGGTAGCGGCCGAGGCGATGAAAACATTCCGGGCCATCGCCCTGCAGCCGGATGCGATCGCGCGCGCGGTCCGCTATGCGATTGAGCAGCCGGATGATGTTGACGTGAACGAGATCGTTGTCCGTCCTACCGCGTCCTCCAGGTGA
- a CDS encoding LysR family transcriptional regulator — MKIDMNLLPLFLAVAEEDNFRAAADRLGVTRSAVSQGMRRLEDAFGTTLVTRTTRSVRLTETGERLREALSQPISDIATALDHVAAEDEPRGLLRIAVTSIAEEFLSGPLIASFAQAHPGVTIDITVTDEEFDIVAAGFDAGVRLGEVIEQDMIAVPLTGDQREMAVATPAYLAVHGTPMHPRELVHHRCIGWRPAPNVAPYRWEFEENGIPFDVAVDPQITTNDLRFMLRSALSGAGVTFATEETFRPYVEANQLVPLLQDFLPPFPGFFLYFPQRHNMAPKLRALIEHVRQWR, encoded by the coding sequence ATGAAAATCGACATGAACCTTCTGCCGCTCTTCCTGGCTGTAGCGGAAGAGGACAACTTCCGTGCTGCGGCCGACCGGCTCGGCGTGACCCGATCGGCTGTCAGCCAGGGAATGCGGCGGCTCGAGGATGCTTTTGGCACAACGCTGGTCACCCGCACCACGCGGTCGGTACGCCTGACAGAAACCGGGGAGCGTCTGCGCGAAGCCCTGTCACAGCCCATCTCCGACATCGCAACGGCACTCGACCACGTGGCGGCAGAGGATGAGCCGCGGGGCCTGTTGCGGATCGCCGTTACCTCAATCGCGGAAGAGTTCCTGTCGGGCCCGCTCATCGCGTCCTTCGCCCAGGCGCATCCGGGTGTGACGATAGACATCACGGTCACAGACGAGGAGTTCGACATCGTGGCCGCCGGTTTCGATGCAGGCGTCAGACTGGGCGAGGTGATCGAACAGGACATGATCGCGGTGCCGCTGACAGGCGATCAGCGCGAAATGGCGGTGGCAACACCCGCCTATCTTGCGGTTCATGGAACCCCGATGCATCCGCGCGAACTGGTCCATCATCGCTGCATCGGCTGGCGCCCGGCCCCAAACGTCGCGCCTTACCGCTGGGAGTTCGAAGAGAACGGCATTCCCTTCGATGTGGCGGTCGATCCACAGATCACCACCAACGACCTGCGTTTCATGCTTCGTTCCGCGCTCAGCGGGGCCGGGGTCACCTTCGCCACCGAAGAAACCTTCCGGCCCTACGTGGAAGCGAATCAGCTTGTTCCGTTGCTGCAGGACTTCCTGCCGCCGTTTCCGGGTTTCTTCCTCTACTTTCCGCAACGCCACAACATGGCTCCGAAACTCCGTGCCCTGATTGAGCATGTAAGGCAGTGGCGGTAG
- a CDS encoding BCCT family transporter, translating into MNKITTAVSNTLGDVGWVFYISVVIITAFVSAAALDPDSVEAIAQQVLELTARNVGWMYLLATSGFVLFIVFLALSKFGGIRLGPDNEQPDFSYNSWLAMIFSGGMGVGLVFWGVAEPMMHFNEPPLGLGQPRSAEAAQMGMRYAFFHWGFHQWANFTLVGLAIAYVRFRHNSRGLISETFRPLLGDRVDRGWGNVIDILAVVSTIFGVATTLGLGALQVNSGLARMGTLDYSVNSQFIILGALAALFIISAMTPLDKGIRYLSNANMILAAALLLYVLSFGPTAFIFGELTQTAGEYLGNIIEMSLVTTPYSSEHWVEQWTMFYWAWGLSWAPFVGSFIARISRGRTIREFITGVMVVPVALSMLWFSTFGGSAIHFELFQGVSVADAVAREAPAGLYVLLEQLPRGEIATMLAVALVSMFVVTSADSATFVLGMFSSKGVLNPTRFVRILWGSLQLLMASVLLLSGGLYGLRTVSIIAAFPFMLLMVLMAFSLHKDLAIEMRRRQEKEQLLHTRMEQWLMRESEREAERQMEEEIHPSAPESPQPVQESTSSDQGEPGDAAEKTG; encoded by the coding sequence ATGAACAAAATTACTACAGCTGTAAGCAATACATTGGGTGATGTGGGATGGGTATTCTACATATCAGTTGTCATTATCACTGCCTTTGTTTCCGCTGCAGCACTCGACCCTGACTCGGTCGAGGCCATTGCGCAGCAGGTTCTCGAGCTCACGGCACGCAATGTCGGCTGGATGTATTTGCTGGCCACCAGCGGTTTCGTCCTATTCATTGTTTTCCTCGCGCTCTCGAAGTTCGGTGGCATTCGCCTGGGACCGGATAATGAGCAGCCGGATTTCTCGTACAACAGCTGGTTGGCGATGATTTTCTCCGGCGGCATGGGCGTGGGCCTGGTGTTCTGGGGAGTTGCCGAGCCGATGATGCACTTCAACGAGCCACCGCTGGGCCTGGGGCAGCCCCGCAGTGCCGAAGCGGCACAAATGGGTATGCGCTACGCCTTCTTTCACTGGGGATTTCACCAGTGGGCCAATTTCACCCTGGTCGGACTCGCCATCGCCTATGTACGCTTCCGTCACAACAGCCGCGGGCTGATCAGCGAAACCTTCCGGCCTTTGTTGGGGGACAGGGTGGATCGGGGATGGGGCAATGTCATTGACATTCTGGCTGTGGTATCCACCATATTTGGTGTCGCCACAACCCTGGGGCTTGGCGCCTTGCAGGTGAACAGTGGCCTCGCCCGCATGGGGACGCTGGATTATTCCGTGAATTCCCAGTTTATTATTCTCGGCGCACTGGCAGCGCTTTTTATTATCTCGGCCATGACCCCCCTCGACAAGGGGATCCGCTATCTCAGCAACGCCAACATGATACTGGCGGCGGCGCTGCTGTTGTATGTTCTTTCCTTCGGACCCACTGCATTCATTTTCGGCGAACTGACTCAGACAGCCGGGGAATACCTGGGCAATATCATCGAAATGAGCCTGGTGACAACGCCCTATTCCAGCGAGCACTGGGTGGAACAATGGACCATGTTCTACTGGGCCTGGGGGTTGAGCTGGGCGCCCTTTGTCGGCAGCTTTATTGCCAGGATTTCACGGGGGCGGACGATCCGGGAGTTTATCACTGGCGTGATGGTCGTCCCCGTCGCCCTGAGTATGCTGTGGTTCTCAACCTTTGGTGGCTCTGCCATACATTTCGAGCTATTCCAGGGGGTGAGTGTCGCCGACGCGGTGGCCAGGGAGGCTCCCGCCGGACTCTATGTGCTACTTGAACAGTTGCCCCGCGGAGAAATTGCGACGATGCTGGCAGTGGCCCTTGTTTCCATGTTCGTGGTCACCTCAGCGGATTCCGCCACATTCGTGCTGGGCATGTTTAGCTCCAAGGGGGTCCTCAACCCCACCCGCTTTGTCCGAATACTGTGGGGCAGCCTGCAGCTTCTGATGGCGTCCGTGCTGTTGCTCAGTGGCGGGCTTTACGGTCTTCGTACCGTTTCCATTATCGCAGCCTTTCCCTTCATGCTGCTAATGGTGTTGATGGCGTTTTCCCTGCACAAGGATCTGGCAATAGAGATGCGGCGCCGACAGGAGAAAGAGCAACTCCTGCACACACGCATGGAGCAATGGCTGATGCGGGAGTCCGAGCGGGAGGCCGAACGCCAGATGGAAGAGGAGATTCACCCAAGTGCTCCGGAATCGCCTCAGCCGGTGCAGGAATCCACCTCTTCAGACCAGGGCGAGCCGGGGGACGCAGCGGAAAAAACCGGGTGA
- a CDS encoding nuclear transport factor 2 family protein encodes MNSATISDLRKTGWLHRFACPVVLLLPLLATTPVLSEAPGWEDARMEATDRTETERNRETVRRAFEAWANGESVFNDLLADDVVWTIHGSDPVAGTYQGRDDFVERAAAPLASRLQTPITPLVHAIWAEGDAVIVRFDGSATTSSGTPYRNQFVWIFRMEGEVVVRAEAFLDLAAYREVIDNNEPG; translated from the coding sequence ATGAACAGCGCAACGATTTCGGACTTGCGCAAGACCGGTTGGCTGCACCGGTTCGCCTGTCCAGTTGTCCTGCTTCTCCCGCTTCTGGCAACGACACCGGTGCTGTCTGAGGCACCCGGTTGGGAGGACGCGCGCATGGAAGCAACCGACCGAACCGAAACAGAACGCAATCGTGAAACTGTCCGTCGCGCATTTGAGGCCTGGGCCAACGGGGAAAGTGTCTTCAACGACCTTCTCGCGGACGACGTTGTCTGGACCATTCACGGGTCGGATCCAGTCGCGGGTACCTACCAGGGCAGAGACGATTTCGTGGAACGCGCAGCGGCGCCGCTGGCAAGCCGGCTCCAGACCCCGATCACTCCCCTGGTACACGCGATCTGGGCGGAGGGAGATGCTGTCATCGTGCGTTTCGACGGCAGTGCAACGACAAGCTCCGGGACGCCCTACCGCAATCAGTTTGTCTGGATTTTCCGGATGGAAGGGGAGGTGGTCGTCCGCGCCGAGGCTTTCCTCGACCTCGCCGCGTACCGGGAAGTCATCGACAATAACGAGCCTGGCTAA